In one Mucilaginibacter sp. PAMB04168 genomic region, the following are encoded:
- a CDS encoding cytochrome c biogenesis protein CcdA, with translation MLITTGPASAKVVTQETDTVSTAGLEFTDVQPVTADTAVTTDTSINKSVTPTAIKAAGAIAQKEVEKPKTLWQIFIAGLLGGFAALVMPCIYPLLPLTVSYFTKKAGSRSKGILHSVIYGVSIVVIYVSLGLIITLVFGSDALNALASNGVFNLFFFLLLIVFGVSFLGAFELTLPSSLANKLDENSDKGGLAGLFFMAATLVVVSFSCTGPIIGTLLVEAASKGERLAPAIGMLGFSLALAIPFTLFALFPSALKSLPKSGGWLNSVKVVLGFLELAFALKFLSNVDLAYHWNWFDREVFLSLWIAIAFLLGLYLIGKIKFSHDSDVPYLSVPRTFLAVIVFAFVAYMIPGLWGAPLKTLSGFLPPPATQDFNLSAGVSSADETSVQAVSIKEKKYEKLFVNGKHAGLNEWYDYDQAMQVSKELGKPVLIDFTGWVCANCRKMENEVWSDPAVHKRLANDFVMLELYVDEKTELPAADQKISEFSGKKIKTIGNKWSDYEASKFNVNSQPYYVIVNAKGDVLVPPQGANYDVNNYIEFLDSGKAAYQKNNGRN, from the coding sequence ATGCTAATTACAACCGGGCCCGCCTCTGCAAAGGTGGTTACCCAGGAAACTGACACCGTATCAACCGCCGGCCTGGAGTTTACTGATGTACAGCCCGTCACTGCCGATACAGCAGTAACTACCGACACTTCTATTAACAAAAGCGTTACGCCTACAGCCATCAAAGCAGCCGGCGCCATTGCTCAAAAAGAGGTAGAAAAGCCTAAAACGCTTTGGCAAATATTTATTGCAGGCCTGTTAGGTGGTTTTGCTGCGCTGGTAATGCCGTGTATATATCCGTTATTGCCTTTAACCGTAAGTTATTTTACTAAAAAGGCGGGCTCGCGCAGTAAGGGTATCCTACATTCAGTTATTTATGGTGTGTCGATTGTTGTGATCTATGTTTCGCTTGGATTGATTATTACGCTTGTTTTTGGTTCGGATGCTTTAAATGCACTGGCATCAAACGGGGTGTTTAACTTATTTTTCTTCTTACTGCTTATTGTATTTGGCGTTTCGTTTTTAGGCGCTTTCGAGCTAACCCTTCCCAGCTCTTTAGCTAATAAGCTCGACGAAAATTCGGATAAAGGTGGCTTGGCCGGATTGTTCTTTATGGCAGCTACATTGGTAGTGGTGTCGTTTTCATGCACAGGACCAATTATTGGTACTTTATTAGTAGAGGCAGCATCAAAAGGGGAGCGTTTAGCGCCCGCCATTGGTATGCTGGGCTTCTCGTTAGCACTGGCTATTCCGTTTACGCTGTTTGCGTTGTTCCCTTCGGCACTTAAGTCATTGCCTAAATCGGGCGGTTGGCTAAATAGCGTAAAGGTGGTTTTGGGTTTTCTGGAATTGGCCTTTGCTCTTAAGTTTTTATCAAATGTTGATTTGGCTTACCACTGGAACTGGTTCGACCGTGAGGTGTTCCTGTCATTATGGATTGCTATAGCATTTTTGTTGGGCTTGTATTTAATAGGAAAAATTAAATTTTCGCATGATAGCGATGTGCCATACCTGTCAGTGCCACGCACATTTTTGGCAGTAATAGTTTTTGCTTTTGTGGCTTATATGATACCTGGGTTATGGGGTGCACCGCTTAAAACACTGAGCGGATTTTTACCGCCGCCGGCCACGCAGGATTTTAATCTATCGGCAGGTGTTTCATCGGCAGATGAAACATCCGTTCAAGCCGTTTCTATAAAAGAAAAAAAATACGAAAAGCTGTTTGTTAACGGTAAGCATGCCGGCTTAAATGAATGGTATGATTACGATCAGGCTATGCAGGTTTCAAAAGAACTTGGCAAACCGGTATTAATTGATTTTACGGGCTGGGTATGCGCCAACTGCCGTAAAATGGAAAACGAAGTTTGGAGCGATCCGGCGGTACATAAGCGTCTGGCCAATGATTTTGTAATGCTCGAACTTTATGTGGATGAGAAAACGGAACTTCCGGCAGCAGATCAAAAGATATCGGAATTTAGCGGTAAGAAAATTAAAACCATTGGCAATAAGTGGAGCGATTATGAAGCTTCAAAATTTAATGTAAATTCGCAGCCGTATTACGTTATAGTTAACGCTAAAGGCGATGTCCTGGTTCCGCCGCAAGGGGCTAACTATGATGTGAATAACTATATTGAATTTTTAGACAGCGGCAAAGCCGCCTATCAGAAAAACAATGGCAGAAATTAA
- the pfkA gene encoding 6-phosphofructokinase, whose product MAEIKNIGVYTSGGDSPGMNSAIRAVVRTALYYNLEVTGIRRGYAGMISGDLFPMDRKSVANIVQRGGTILKTARSEEFRTPEGRQQAYKQLKRYGVDALVGIGGDGTFTGAKIFSNEFGIPIVGLPGTIDNDLQGTDFTIGYDTAINTVVEAVDKIRDTAESHDRLFIVEVMGRDSGLIALRTGIASGAEAILIPETKTNLEALYHRLEQGRRDKSSKILIVAEGDEAGGAFEIGRLVKEKYPNYDTRVSVLGHMQRGGHPTCMDRVLASRCGVAAVEALMAGHSHEMIGIINGKIAYTPFENAIKHNTEVDANLLRIVDILSL is encoded by the coding sequence ATGGCAGAAATTAAGAACATTGGTGTTTATACTTCAGGCGGCGATTCGCCGGGCATGAACTCCGCCATACGGGCTGTGGTTCGAACGGCTTTATATTATAACCTTGAGGTAACAGGTATACGCCGTGGTTACGCAGGTATGATCAGCGGCGATTTGTTTCCGATGGATCGTAAATCGGTAGCCAACATTGTACAGCGCGGCGGCACTATTCTTAAAACCGCCCGCAGCGAAGAGTTCAGAACGCCCGAAGGCCGCCAGCAAGCTTACAAGCAGTTGAAACGTTACGGCGTTGATGCCCTGGTAGGCATTGGTGGCGATGGTACCTTTACCGGTGCAAAAATATTCAGTAATGAGTTTGGTATTCCTATTGTAGGTTTGCCGGGTACCATCGATAATGATTTACAAGGTACCGACTTTACCATTGGTTACGATACGGCTATCAACACCGTAGTTGAAGCAGTGGATAAAATACGCGATACAGCCGAATCACATGACCGTTTGTTTATTGTAGAGGTAATGGGGCGCGACTCGGGCCTTATTGCGCTGCGTACCGGTATTGCTTCGGGTGCTGAGGCTATTCTGATCCCGGAAACTAAAACTAACCTGGAAGCTTTATATCACCGTTTGGAGCAAGGCCGCAGAGATAAATCTTCTAAAATTTTAATTGTAGCTGAAGGGGATGAAGCAGGCGGCGCTTTTGAGATTGGCCGATTGGTAAAAGAAAAATATCCTAACTACGATACACGCGTATCAGTGCTGGGACACATGCAACGTGGCGGACACCCAACTTGTATGGACCGCGTGCTGGCCAGCCGTTGCGGCGTGGCGGCAGTGGAGGCGCTTATGGCGGGCCACAGTCATGAAATGATCGGTATAATCAACGGAAAGATAGCTTATACACCTTTCGAAAATGCCATTAAGCATAATACAGAAGTAGATGCTAACTTGCTGCGAATAGTAGATATTCTGTCGCTATAA
- a CDS encoding 30S ribosomal protein S16: MATKIRLQRHGKKGKPFYYIVVADARAPRDGRFIERLGSYNPNTNPATIDINFDKTFEWVDNGAQPTDTCRAILSYKGVLYKKHLQGGVKKGALTQDQADTKFAAWLDQKEEKITGKKTNLNSVKDESRKAALAAEAKKNEDRAAAIAAKNTPVAEEEAPATEEGAEETTTQESAE; this comes from the coding sequence ATGGCAACTAAAATCAGATTGCAAAGACATGGTAAAAAAGGTAAGCCTTTTTACTACATCGTAGTGGCCGATGCACGTGCTCCACGTGATGGTCGTTTTATTGAGCGTTTAGGTTCATACAACCCAAACACTAACCCTGCTACTATCGATATCAACTTCGATAAAACTTTCGAATGGGTTGATAACGGTGCTCAGCCAACCGATACTTGTCGTGCTATCCTTTCATACAAAGGTGTGTTATACAAAAAACACCTGCAAGGTGGTGTTAAAAAAGGTGCTTTAACTCAAGATCAGGCTGATACTAAATTTGCGGCGTGGTTAGACCAGAAGGAAGAAAAAATCACTGGTAAAAAAACTAACTTAAACAGCGTTAAAGACGAATCTCGCAAAGCTGCTTTAGCTGCCGAGGCTAAGAAAAACGAAGACAGAGCTGCAGCTATTGCTGCTAAAAATACTCCGGTAGCCGAAGAAGAAGCTCCAGCTACTGAAGAAGGCGCTGAAGAGACAACTACTCAAGAGTCGGCCGAGTAA
- the rimM gene encoding ribosome maturation factor RimM (Essential for efficient processing of 16S rRNA), with translation MKAEDYFRIGTVLKTRGLKGELQLYTDFAGLQDINFNAVFLDVAGKLVPYFVSSIKYPQANTAYLYLEEVDHIDKATPLVKKDVYLPNKLKPEKSEDDFTLMDLQGFIAIDETHGELGEITEVIEYPQQVIASVHYQNREVLFPLNTDFIKGIDLEGGEVYLDLPEGLLDVYLNP, from the coding sequence ATGAAAGCAGAAGATTATTTCAGAATAGGCACCGTATTAAAAACGCGTGGCCTTAAAGGCGAGTTGCAGTTGTATACCGATTTTGCCGGCTTGCAGGATATTAATTTTAATGCCGTGTTTTTGGATGTGGCTGGTAAGCTGGTGCCGTACTTTGTAAGCAGTATTAAATACCCCCAAGCCAATACAGCTTATTTGTACCTGGAAGAAGTTGATCATATTGATAAGGCTACGCCGTTGGTAAAAAAGGATGTATACCTGCCCAATAAACTAAAGCCTGAAAAAAGCGAAGACGATTTTACGCTGATGGACCTGCAAGGCTTTATTGCCATTGATGAAACGCATGGTGAGTTAGGTGAAATAACTGAAGTAATTGAATACCCGCAGCAGGTTATAGCATCTGTGCATTATCAGAACCGCGAAGTGCTCTTTCCGCTCAATACTGATTTTATTAAAGGCATTGACCTGGAAGGCGGCGAAGTTTACCTTGACTTGCCTGAAGGATTACTGGATGTATATTTAAACCCCTGA
- the trmD gene encoding tRNA (guanosine(37)-N1)-methyltransferase TrmD, with protein MRFDIITVLPGLLESPFAHSILQRAQKKGIAEIHVHNLRDYSSNKHKNVDDYPYGGGSGMVMMIEPFANCIDKLKNERTYDEVIFMSPDGETLNQSIANQLSIKQNIILLCGHYKGIDQRIRDLYVTREISIGDYVLSGGELPAAVLVDTVVRLIPGVLSDETSALSDSFQGELLDAPLYTRPADWNGHKVPDILLGGNTPEIEKWRFEKAIERTRQRRPDLLGE; from the coding sequence ATGCGTTTCGATATTATCACTGTGTTGCCAGGCCTGCTCGAAAGCCCGTTTGCGCATTCAATACTGCAGCGCGCACAAAAAAAAGGGATTGCCGAAATACACGTGCACAACCTGCGCGATTATTCATCGAACAAGCATAAAAACGTAGACGATTACCCGTACGGCGGCGGTAGCGGCATGGTTATGATGATAGAGCCCTTCGCTAACTGTATAGACAAGCTGAAAAATGAGCGTACCTACGACGAAGTTATTTTTATGAGTCCGGATGGGGAAACGCTCAATCAATCTATCGCCAATCAGCTATCCATCAAGCAGAACATTATTTTACTGTGCGGGCACTATAAGGGAATCGATCAGCGCATCCGCGATTTATACGTAACCCGCGAGATTTCTATAGGCGATTATGTGTTATCGGGTGGAGAACTACCCGCGGCTGTATTGGTTGATACGGTAGTGAGGCTGATACCCGGCGTATTGTCTGACGAAACCTCGGCCTTATCTGACTCCTTTCAGGGAGAATTGTTGGACGCACCATTGTATACCCGTCCCGCCGATTGGAATGGACATAAAGTGCCAGATATTCTGTTAGGCGGCAACACACCCGAAATTGAGAAATGGCGCTTTGAAAAAGCTATCGAACGCACACGCCAGCGCAGGCCTGATCTTTTAGGGGAGTAA
- the rplS gene encoding 50S ribosomal protein L19, translating into MDLVKFVEEQSVEKKELPAFKSGDTVTVHYKIREGNKERVQLYQGVVIQRNSAGSTETFTVRKVSNGIGVERIFPVNSPNIDKIEVNSRGKVRRAKLFYLRALTGKAARIKSKRV; encoded by the coding sequence ATGGATTTAGTAAAATTTGTTGAAGAGCAGTCAGTAGAAAAAAAGGAACTTCCTGCATTCAAATCAGGTGACACTGTAACTGTACACTATAAAATCAGAGAAGGTAACAAAGAGCGTGTGCAGCTGTACCAAGGTGTAGTTATCCAACGCAACAGCGCTGGCAGCACTGAAACTTTTACCGTGCGTAAAGTATCAAACGGTATAGGTGTTGAGCGTATCTTCCCTGTAAACTCTCCTAACATCGATAAAATTGAGGTTAACAGCCGCGGTAAAGTACGTCGTGCAAAATTATTCTATCTGCGCGCGCTTACCGGTAAAGCTGCACGTATCAAATCAAAACGCGTATAA
- a CDS encoding chemotaxis protein CheB, with product MAEVTHPIIVIGSSAGGWEALPIVLENFPEYLAASVFVVQHFPSDTMGTAFLNHLSAHSVLPCAFAVDNEPIRPSRVYVAPPDFHLLLTKDRVRITKGPRENSFRPAIDTMFRSAAAHHHSGVIGVILTGVRDDGVEGMAAIARSGGITMVQDPANAPYPDMPQAAIKHIDVNYITRTVEMGLVLSGLIYQPAKSKEAISEDILKEAAIAERVLTSLDIVEQGAKGTGFTCPMCGGVLWDIDHGITHSYRCAAGHAFTWENLYQLKATEVEEAMWASLRLMEEQKRMLLKFPLLPRESNSLQRRVEELEQYVQTLRAMLLKSGDGRLPEEHDV from the coding sequence ATGGCAGAAGTAACACACCCCATCATCGTGATCGGGTCATCGGCAGGGGGCTGGGAGGCCTTACCCATAGTGCTCGAAAATTTTCCGGAGTATCTGGCGGCATCAGTGTTTGTGGTTCAGCATTTCCCGAGTGATACTATGGGTACAGCTTTCCTAAATCATTTATCGGCTCATAGTGTTCTCCCATGCGCATTTGCTGTTGATAATGAACCTATCCGGCCATCAAGGGTTTATGTTGCCCCACCCGATTTTCACCTGCTGCTAACTAAAGACCGCGTACGCATTACCAAGGGCCCGCGCGAAAACAGCTTCAGGCCGGCTATTGATACTATGTTTCGCTCGGCTGCTGCTCATCATCATTCGGGCGTTATTGGTGTAATACTTACCGGCGTGCGCGATGATGGCGTGGAGGGCATGGCTGCCATAGCCAGAAGCGGAGGTATAACCATGGTGCAGGATCCGGCCAATGCCCCATACCCTGATATGCCGCAGGCCGCTATAAAGCATATTGATGTAAATTACATTACTCGTACGGTAGAAATGGGACTGGTACTTTCAGGATTAATTTACCAACCTGCCAAATCAAAGGAAGCTATTTCCGAAGATATTTTAAAGGAAGCCGCTATTGCCGAACGGGTACTTACCTCACTCGATATAGTGGAACAAGGTGCCAAGGGTACCGGCTTTACCTGCCCCATGTGTGGTGGCGTATTATGGGATATAGACCACGGCATTACACACAGTTATCGCTGCGCTGCAGGACATGCCTTTACCTGGGAAAACCTGTACCAGCTTAAAGCAACCGAAGTGGAAGAAGCTATGTGGGCATCACTGCGCCTAATGGAAGAGCAAAAGCGAATGTTATTAAAGTTCCCGCTATTACCGCGCGAAAGCAACTCCTTACAAAGGCGGGTTGAAGAACTTGAACAGTATGTACAAACCCTGCGTGCCATGTTGCTCAAAAGCGGAGACGGACGGCTACCTGAGGAGCATGATGTTTAA
- a CDS encoding ligase-associated DNA damage response exonuclease — protein MSLQKPLLEFTDKGIYCAKGKFYIDPWQPVDDAVITHAHADHAYLGHKHYLAHHLSREVMLYRLGDIQLQTVEYGETVMKNGVKISLHPAGHVIGSAQIRIESQGQVWVVSGDYKVEDDGVCTPFEAVSCHHFISECTFGMPVYKWKPQTETFADVNRWWQQNVNNNLATVIVGYSLGKAQRILQNLDLSIGKVYTHGVIENTNEALRRNGVILQPTERITADSVKEEVRKGIIIAPPSSVGTPWMRKFQPYSFGYCSGWMALRGAKRRRAADRGFVLSDHADWDGLVSAIDATGCEKVYLTHGYTASFARYLSEIGFDAHEVHTLYGGEEEGVPPQPLTEGGEQDAPDVEIIDNKVTEAAEQELINTLPLGQGRGGAAI, from the coding sequence ATGTCGCTGCAAAAACCACTACTTGAATTTACCGATAAAGGAATTTATTGTGCCAAGGGCAAGTTCTACATCGACCCCTGGCAACCGGTGGATGATGCCGTAATTACCCATGCCCATGCCGATCACGCTTACCTAGGTCATAAACACTATCTGGCGCATCATCTTTCGCGTGAGGTAATGCTGTACCGCCTGGGCGATATACAACTGCAAACAGTTGAGTATGGCGAAACGGTAATGAAGAATGGCGTTAAAATTTCCTTACATCCCGCAGGGCATGTAATAGGCTCGGCCCAGATAAGGATTGAAAGCCAGGGACAGGTTTGGGTAGTATCGGGCGATTATAAAGTAGAAGATGATGGCGTATGCACACCTTTTGAAGCGGTAAGCTGTCATCACTTTATTTCTGAATGCACGTTTGGGATGCCGGTATATAAGTGGAAACCGCAAACCGAAACCTTTGCCGATGTGAATCGCTGGTGGCAGCAAAATGTTAACAACAACCTTGCTACCGTTATTGTAGGTTACTCACTAGGCAAAGCGCAGCGCATTCTCCAAAACCTTGATCTATCTATCGGTAAAGTATATACGCATGGTGTTATTGAAAATACAAACGAAGCGCTGCGCCGCAACGGCGTTATATTACAGCCAACCGAGCGCATCACCGCAGATTCGGTTAAGGAAGAGGTGCGCAAAGGCATCATAATTGCGCCGCCTTCATCAGTGGGTACACCGTGGATGCGTAAGTTTCAACCCTATAGCTTTGGTTATTGCTCGGGCTGGATGGCTTTACGCGGGGCCAAGCGTAGGCGTGCGGCCGACAGGGGCTTTGTATTATCAGACCATGCCGACTGGGATGGCCTGGTAAGCGCCATTGATGCTACCGGCTGCGAAAAGGTTTACTTAACACACGGCTATACCGCCAGTTTTGCCCGCTACCTGTCTGAGATAGGGTTTGACGCTCATGAGGTGCACACGCTATATGGCGGCGAGGAAGAAGGAGTTCCTCCGCAGCCTTTAACAGAGGGGGGCGAGCAGGATGCACCTGATGTAGAAATCATCGACAATAAGGTGACTGAAGCAGCAGAACAGGAACTGATCAACACTCTCCCGTTAGGGCAGGGCCGGGGAGGGGCAGCTATATGA
- a CDS encoding ATP-dependent DNA ligase, whose translation MKHFAQLFTSLDETNKTNEKVKILKEYLACVSDTDKMHMLALFTGRNPKRQINSTQFRTWAIEASNIPAWLFEESYHVVGDLAETVALLLPDHENSSNKTLTEWIGEINALNNQPEVEKQHWLTQSWAMLDAQERFVFNKILTGSFRVGVSQNLVTKALADLTGLDAATLTHRLMGNWAPQTYQFEDLTHTDTALEDVSRPYPFFLAYPVQETSTVQKSPEALQSLLGDAQEWQAEWKWDGIRAQLIKRNGDIFIWSRGEDLATDKFPELHPFLHALPDGTVIDGEILSFRNGLPLPFAILQTRIGRKTLTKKILEESPVALIAYDCLEYAGEDIRYKTQTDRRQLLEGLQTVTPYPEVFRISELISFNSWEELTTIREQSRAMVAEGIMLKRKDAHYQVGRRRGDWWKWKIDPLSVDAVMIYAQKGHGRRADLYTDYTFAVWDGDKLVPFAKAYSGLTDTEINKVDAFVKRNTLEKFGPVRTVKPELVFEIGFEGINKSTRHKSGVALRFPRILRWRHDKPKEEADTIETLKALLGD comes from the coding sequence ATGAAGCATTTTGCCCAGCTCTTTACCTCGCTCGACGAGACAAACAAAACCAACGAAAAAGTTAAGATTTTAAAAGAGTACCTGGCCTGTGTGTCTGATACTGATAAAATGCACATGCTCGCCTTATTTACAGGGCGTAACCCCAAGCGGCAAATTAATTCCACACAGTTCAGAACCTGGGCTATTGAGGCATCAAATATACCGGCCTGGCTTTTTGAGGAAAGCTACCATGTGGTGGGCGACCTGGCCGAAACCGTGGCACTCCTGCTGCCCGATCATGAAAACAGCAGCAACAAAACCTTAACGGAGTGGATAGGCGAAATAAACGCATTGAACAACCAGCCTGAAGTGGAAAAGCAACACTGGCTAACCCAATCATGGGCTATGCTGGATGCGCAGGAGCGTTTCGTATTTAATAAGATACTAACCGGCAGCTTTAGGGTAGGGGTTTCGCAAAACCTAGTTACTAAGGCCCTGGCAGATCTGACGGGCCTGGATGCGGCCACGCTTACGCACCGGCTCATGGGTAACTGGGCGCCGCAAACTTACCAGTTTGAGGATCTTACCCATACAGATACGGCTCTGGAAGATGTATCCCGCCCGTACCCATTCTTTTTGGCTTATCCGGTTCAGGAAACTTCCACCGTCCAAAAGTCGCCTGAGGCATTGCAGAGCCTGCTGGGTGATGCACAGGAGTGGCAGGCCGAGTGGAAATGGGATGGCATCAGAGCGCAGCTTATTAAACGGAACGGCGATATTTTTATTTGGAGCAGGGGTGAGGACCTGGCAACCGACAAGTTTCCGGAGCTGCACCCATTTTTACATGCCCTGCCCGATGGTACGGTGATTGACGGCGAAATATTATCTTTTAGAAACGGTTTACCTTTGCCCTTTGCCATACTGCAAACCCGTATTGGCCGTAAAACGCTCACCAAAAAGATATTGGAAGAAAGCCCTGTAGCTCTTATTGCATATGATTGCCTGGAGTATGCCGGTGAGGATATCCGCTACAAAACACAAACTGATAGGCGGCAATTGCTGGAAGGATTGCAAACCGTTACGCCTTATCCGGAAGTTTTCAGGATTTCGGAGCTCATTAGTTTTAACAGTTGGGAAGAGCTGACTACCATACGTGAACAATCGCGCGCTATGGTGGCCGAAGGTATTATGCTGAAGCGTAAAGATGCACACTACCAGGTTGGCCGCCGCCGGGGCGATTGGTGGAAGTGGAAGATAGACCCGCTATCGGTTGATGCAGTGATGATTTATGCGCAAAAAGGCCATGGCCGCCGGGCCGACTTGTATACCGATTATACTTTTGCCGTATGGGATGGTGATAAACTGGTGCCCTTTGCCAAGGCTTATTCGGGCCTAACCGATACAGAAATTAATAAGGTAGATGCTTTTGTAAAACGTAACACGCTCGAAAAATTTGGTCCGGTGCGCACCGTAAAACCCGAGCTTGTTTTTGAGATAGGCTTTGAAGGAATCAATAAATCAACCCGGCATAAATCGGGTGTGGCGCTACGCTTTCCCCGTATTTTGCGCTGGCGGCATGATAAGCCCAAGGAGGAAGCTGATACTATTGAAACTTTGAAAGCACTGTTAGGTGATTAA
- a CDS encoding polysaccharide deacetylase family protein yields the protein MTLYNLYRLNPLKKLYFSTVNKLNIDYLKRKSDIKLLAPYYHLVSNEPVPYLQHLYQFKNTSQFEHDLDYMLKHFNPITLKEVIDHIKAGTAIKKNSFLITLDDGLKQVHEVIAPILLKKGVPAALFIVPTFLDNKFLFYDLKKGLIIDALLTKPPSTIVLSQLNSTCHLKQADVQGIVSYVKAINYLNKEKVDELGSILEIDFNNFLNKTRPFMTTAQVEDFISKGFDVGAHSMTHPCYNLVPIAQQITETQESVKWVADTFNLPYKAFAFPHVDTGVSQQFFDAVLTGESAMRPDVIFGNRTAMLERSHHIFHRYIGENPAINAGAMAKAVLSYNTFNKLRQKPYIHRP from the coding sequence ATGACGTTATATAACCTTTATCGTTTGAATCCACTAAAAAAGCTATACTTCTCTACAGTAAATAAACTGAACATTGATTATCTGAAAAGGAAATCGGACATTAAATTGCTGGCACCCTACTATCACCTGGTAAGCAATGAGCCGGTTCCTTACCTACAGCACTTGTACCAGTTTAAAAACACCAGTCAGTTTGAGCATGACCTGGATTATATGCTGAAGCACTTTAACCCCATTACGTTAAAAGAAGTAATAGATCACATTAAAGCGGGTACTGCAATCAAAAAAAACAGCTTTTTAATTACACTGGACGATGGCTTAAAACAGGTGCATGAGGTAATTGCTCCAATATTATTAAAGAAAGGGGTTCCGGCTGCATTATTTATTGTTCCTACTTTTCTTGACAATAAATTCCTGTTTTACGATTTAAAAAAGGGGCTGATTATAGATGCGCTGCTAACAAAACCTCCATCAACCATTGTGCTAAGCCAGCTCAACAGCACATGCCATTTAAAGCAGGCTGATGTTCAGGGCATTGTAAGCTATGTAAAGGCAATCAACTATTTAAACAAAGAGAAGGTTGATGAATTAGGAAGTATACTAGAAATAGATTTTAATAACTTTCTGAATAAGACGCGGCCTTTTATGACGACGGCCCAGGTTGAAGATTTTATTAGTAAAGGTTTTGATGTTGGTGCACATAGCATGACGCACCCCTGTTATAACTTGGTACCTATAGCGCAGCAGATAACAGAAACTCAAGAATCGGTAAAGTGGGTAGCCGATACTTTTAACCTGCCCTATAAAGCCTTTGCGTTTCCGCATGTAGATACGGGCGTAAGTCAACAATTTTTTGATGCTGTTTTAACAGGCGAGAGCGCTATGAGGCCCGATGTTATCTTTGGTAACAGAACCGCGATGCTTGAACGTAGCCACCATATTTTTCACCGGTACATTGGCGAAAACCCCGCTATAAATGCCGGAGCTATGGCAAAAGCCGTTCTTAGCTATAATACGTTTAATAAGCTTAGGCAAAAGCCTTACATACATCGGCCATAA